The nucleotide sequence GGTTGTCTTCTTCATCCCCATATCCAAAAAATAAACCCCATTTTAACCATTCAGCAATATATATTACAGCTCCAGCTAAAGTAGCAACAATAGTGCTTATTAAAATATCTCTATGCTTTATATGGGATATTTCGTGTCCAATAACCCCTTCTAACTCTTCTGGTGATAATAATTGCAATATCCCTTCAGTTACAGCTACAACAGCATTTTCTGGATTTCTACCTGTGGCAAATGCATTTGGTGTCATTGTAGGGACTATAGCTACTTTTGGTTTTGGTAACCCTGCTTTTCTTGCAACCCTCTCAACCATTTGATGTAGCCAAGGCATTTCATGCTCTTCTAAAATTCTTGCGTTATAACTCATTAATACAAATTTATCGCTGTAATAGTAAGCTATAATATTTGGAATTAAAGCGAGAATTATTGCTATTAATGGATGAATATGTAGCATTATACAAAATACATAAATCAATCCTACAAGAAGAGCCATTAACAAGTAGGTTTTTATTTGATTCATCATAATCATCACACCAAATTTCATTATTAGATATTGTTGTTTAAAAATATTGTAAATATAAAAAGCTTAAATAATTTATGTTATTAATAATATTTTTAATAGCTTATATTTAAATATTCAAATGACATTTATCTCGTGGAATGTCCCTTATTTTCAATTTAAAGCTTTTTAATTTTTTATTTTTCAATTTTAAGAATTTTTATCAAATTTCGAAGGGTAGTTTATTTTGATAATTTTAAGTATTTAAATTAATTAAATTATAGAGATTCTTAAAAGATTTTAAATAATTACTTTCAAATCAAAATTTCCCCAATAAATATTTGTATTTATAAAATTTTAAAGATTTTTAAATTAAAAAACTAAAAAATAATCTCAAATTAAAAACTTCGGGGGTTTATAAATAAAAGGGGTTATTAACCCTTCGAAAATTATAGTATGAAAAAGCTTAAATATTAGAAGAGATAACATACGAAATGAGAAAAATAATGCCCTGTTAAAATCAGACCGTTTCGGTATGGAAACTTTAGTTGATTTGTTTGATTTTGGCTTTGCTGTTTTGTTAAAATCAGACCGTTTCGGTATGGAAACAAATAGATGTCCTAACGATGTGGAAAGGTGTCAATTTTGTTAAAATCAGACCGTTTCGGTATGGAAACAATCTACGTATCTTCTTATATATATACACAACCAACGTTAAAATCAGACCGTTTCGGTATGGAAACCCCCCACAAGCCCTTTGAAATTATCATTTAATTTGGTTAAAATCAGACCGTTTCGGTATGGAAACCTTGTCCTTGTCCCGTAGTAGTGTCTTTTATGTGTGTTAAAATCAGACCGTTTCGGTATGGAAACTCTTTTTAATCTTCTCTAAGTCAATCATAAAAACCGTTAAAATCAGACCGTTTCGGTATGGAAACTCTTTTTAATCTTCTCTAAGTCAATCATAAAAACCGTTAAAATCAGACCGTTTCGGTATGGAAACAGCTACTGATTATTTTCACTGCTGTTGTTATCATCCCCATCATTGTTAAAATCAGACCGTTTCGGTATGGAAACGCTTTTACCCTCCCCCGACGGCCCCGTGATTGCGAGGTTAAAATCAGACCGTTTCGGTATGGAAACAATTTTAGCTATTTGATTAACTGAATCCCATTCTTGTTAAAATCAGACCGTTTCGGTATGGAAACATAACAATCTTTATCCACGAACAAAAATAATTTATCTGTTAAAATCAGACCGTTTCGGTTTTAAACTCATCCAAAAATAGCTATTTTTTTTTCAAACTGAACTTAAATTCCAAAGTTAAGGATAAGTTAGGAATTTTCGAAGTGCATGCCACTGTTTTATAGAGGGTATATTGCCGATTTATAAAAAATAGGCAGTCATTTTGTATAATAACTAATTAAGGGAACATGTTAAAGAAAGATAAAATGGAAATGAAAAATTATATCCAATAGTTGAAATGTTATCCAAAATAAAAGAGCATATACTCTGAACAAAAATATACTTGCATAAGTGTATATTCTGCCACCTTTCCAGTGAAGATAACAAAAGTTATATTCTATAGTTGCCATAACTATGAGTAGAAAAATAGAGGATGATAGTTATGGAGTTATCTAACAATGATGTGTTTTTTATTGCCATGGGGATTTATTTGTTCCTATTGTTTGCTATTGCATTTATGACTTATAGGTGGGCTAAGAGTGTAAAATTGTCTAAAACATAATTTTAACTATTTTTTATTAGCT is from Methanocaldococcus bathoardescens and encodes:
- a CDS encoding zinc metalloprotease HtpX translates to MMNQIKTYLLMALLVGLIYVFCIMLHIHPLIAIILALIPNIIAYYYSDKFVLMSYNARILEEHEMPWLHQMVERVARKAGLPKPKVAIVPTMTPNAFATGRNPENAVVAVTEGILQLLSPEELEGVIGHEISHIKHRDILISTIVATLAGAVIYIAEWLKWGLFFGYGDEEDNPLELIGTILLLILAPIAATLIQFAISRQREFYADEEGAKLTHPLWLANALAKLEKGVSIYPLERGNPATSHLFIINPFKEDFVMKLFSTHPPTEERIERLLEMCKGIRR